TCGTCGCTGTGGCCTCTCTTCGCGCTCATGGTGAAGCCGCACGAGAAGGTTTCCATTGTCACGGCCTCGAGGGTCCAGGAAGCTGCTCAGAAACTGCCGGGACAGAAAAGACCAACAGTTTCGTGAATTTATGAGCCGGGGGATGGGGATGATGTTTGTTTTGGAAGGCTGCAAGAGTTCTCTTCCCACGAGGGGCCATGTGGCCCActtgatgatgacgatgatgaagCTGCTTagttttaaaaatgaaaaagaacatgTTAACTAAACATGAGATTAATTCAAAACCTAATTTAATACCCTTTCCACGGGCAAGCGAGACTGACAATCGGCATATATTTTCGACAACAAAACAATCATCGTGAAAATATATGTACATTCCTATCtatagtcataaatctattgtatttattttaattgcCTAActgagtcataaatattttcataatttgctAGTTGAATCCATACGATCAATTTTAAATAGGAATATTTGATGTGGAGACTAGTCACTGccaatgtagataatttttacaatttttttaaaattacattttaattattttcttacttttttttttggatgctcTGTTAGCTCTTGGCATGGGCCACGAACTTCTCTAGATGCCGGTGACCCTTTGATtaccaaaatgaaaggaaaaatgaaagaaaaaaaaatactaacatattatttaaaaatgtctaCTTTGGTACTAGCCGGAACTAAATTAACCTGATCAAAAGATTTGGGATTTAATTTGTATAAAGAGCTAATtacctaaaaaaccccaaactggtagagtgtgacaaatttaccctaaactattttttcgACTACGAAAATCTCCAAACTgatacatctgtgacaaatttatcccgactaaccataaaaaaccctaaacttgtacatttatgacaaattttccctaaactaatttattcgaccgcaaaaaatcccaaactaataaatttgtaacaaatatacccttccactaaattggattaataccacaaaaaaattacaaaaattgtaaattatgacaaatagagcataaaatctcaaatttggtataccggtcaattgtcacgtatcatttaatttaataatttgacagtaaaatttaacgaaaaataacatagggtaaatttgtcacaagtataccagtttagagtaaatttgtcaagagtataccagttttgagttttttatgattaaaaaaataatttttagtaaatttatcataagtgtgcaagtttggagttttttagaatattaattCTTGTATAAATACaataactttacaatttttttggtactttgcCTTATAAAATACTACATGTCACATCTCATTTCCACTCCAATTTTTCGTACGCCATTAGCTCCGTGATTCTTTGACCGATGTTATTCCGACTTAAATTCATTTCAACCTTTCCTCATCCTATATCTGACCCAAATTGTATATCCCAACATTGCATCCTAAATTTCTCAAGAATTAATATGTAAAAACGTCAATCGACAACAACTCGCTTGGTTTTGACCAGTTCTGAACTTTAATTGGATTTGTACCTCTAATATTGCACGGCATTAAGGGATTGTCTTAGCTTTAAGTAACGGGCAACATCAATGATCTCGATCTAGTAAAATGTCAACTACTTTAAACTCTCCCGTCCTGCATATCTAATCACGAGTATAATCTGTccaaaatattctttttctttcccacatctcccttaaataataaaaaatttgcagAGTTAGCATCGATTGCGGGTGATGTCGGGAGACTCATTCTCCTAAAACTCGTCTTGACTTGGACCTAGTATACGATCCATGTAATGTTTTGTCGTTGTCTGCAGGTTTGTGTCCTCATCGAATCGACTGAAAATGCAGTTGAAATTAGATCCACGgcagttttattttattttattttattttattttttacccgGGAACCGTCGCACAGCCGGCGACATAATCCACGGCACTAGCGCGGGGACCCACCTCCTATAGTATTCCACTTAAGTCGTGCAACATGACAAGGAGGGGAATCGAACCCTGATCGTCATATGGCCAACATGTGCCTTAGCCAACTCGCCCACCACAGGGTGGGTTAGATCCACAACAGTTTTTAAAACATGAATGGCAAAAGGATAAGATGAATAGTAAGTTTGCTCATTAATGTGAGTTATCTTAGCTAGCAGTAGTTGAGCTCATCTTAGAAGATCTTAGGTTcgagaaaagtatcaaaaaatcctaaagttGTTGCAatgataccaatttagtcataaattggAAGGtgtataattaaattaatccaattgaaATGTTGGTACCAATGTAATATGTTAACTTTTTTCTCCTTAAGTTTGTGACTCGAATGAGATactaaatttccaaataattagAACAAATGAATGTAAATGAAGACTTATAAAAATTCGATTCTATTAGATGGTAAAGCCAAAATTAAATAACTTGATAAAAACCATTCCATTCGCCCAATACAACGTTTTTATTGTGAAGAATGACCATTCGAatcatttctttcttgtttcgCCACAACGTGTAGTGAGGGGTGACCTCGAAAGTCGCCATCTTGAAGAGCTTGTTTCTATGCGCATCGCACGAATCAGATCGTTCCTTGCCAATTCGGTCGAAAACCCGCCGCTAATATTCAGCTTTTTCAATCCTCCACTCTCCCTCCGGGATCTGACCCCTTGCTTTTGCATCACTTCCGGTCTTCTTTTTGCCACCTTCCATTGCTTTCGCAGATGCTTCGGCCACCTTCTCAGGGTTTGATCTTGTCGCCCCGCGTGCATCGTCTCCCATCACGAGCTTAATTTAGAAAACGTAATCCAGGAATTTTTCAGATGAAGCTCGATATTATATTGTCCTAAAGAGGCCTATGACGATGACGATGCTTTCAACTTTGCCTCAGCCAGGGAAGTGAACATCTGGTGCATTTTCAACTGATAGCATTAATTGTGTTAACGGCATGACGTGTTTACCTTATTGATGCCACTGGCTGGTTCTCGACCTTGAACTTGAAACCATCAAAATAAGATGAAGGCTAGAATGCGAAAGACAATGCTTTTCTAATCGTTCTGACAAGCGATTAACTAAGGCCACTGACTTGATCTAATTCGGATGTACTTCATACACAAATCTCGGTAAGTCTTTGCGTTGGAAAGACCATCGACTTCTTCAAATTTGCATAAATTACAAAGTTCGACCTTCGTATGAAACTGGAAAAAGCAAGATCATATCACGGAACTAGAAATCCAGCTAGATCAGTTTTGACGGCGTGATCGGCTACAAGACCACTCGTTCTTTCCGTCGGATGAAACGAATCCCAAAACACGTACTTATTCGCATCCCGACACGTGAAGGGGTTATTTTTGTCGCACAGATAGCCCATCTCGAAGTAGCCGGTTCCACAACAGGATTCTTTTGCATTCGTGAATCCTGCAGTCAAAGTAAGGAAACGTTAAATTCTGATAATTTgaattcatttttgtttctttttccgatcctgttcttttcttttctcaatttaaattctCTTTTAGTACTAGCTTTGCCTGTTCGACAAAGTATCTGTACCTTTAGACCTCTTTTAAACTATTAAGCTTAATTTTTAACTCATCCTCTAATTAAGAACCGTGCACCCGCCGTGTGAGCTCGTAGCTTACCAAACAATTCGGGATTCTGAATGATCTGTGAGAGAATATCATACGGATCAGAGAACACTAGTTGGATTCCTGAAAGTTGGTCGTTCAGCTTCGAGACCAAGCCCTGTATCTTCACATTGAACTCCTTAGCCACATTGTTATACTCCTCGATACAACCACCTCCAAAGAAAAGGTTCCTGGTTCTCTCCAGGGGCAAGCACCCCATAGGCGGAAGCCCACCCAGCGATATCTTCCGAGCTCCTAACCCATAGAGCGCCTCAACGAAGCCTCCTGCAATTCCTGCTAGGAAGTTTCGGTACTCTTCGATAGAGAACTCCGATGATCTGCCTGGAACTGCATAGTAATTCTCTAGGAAGTCGTTGGTCCCTAAACCTATGATGTACAGCGCTTCTCTTAGGACTGTTTCGGCCTTTTCTTGTCCAAGATAGTCCATGAGCTCTTCCCGGTACTTCTTGTAGTACTCCAGTTGTTTCCACAGAGGAACCACAGACTGCACATCAATTTAGGATGGTGAAATGCGAATTAGTTAGATGTTATAACTCCAATTTCGAGTATCGATGTGAGAAACGAAACTCCTGGTATTCTGTTTGCCATGCGGTAGAGAAAAGAGGACTCAAATGAATGTCTAACTTTGGTGGAAATGTCATCAAACAAGAACTCTTAATTTCGAGATGTTTGATTTCTCTGCAGACATTGAGTTGGCTTACCAGAACATTGGAAGTGGCATTGTCGTAACCGGTTCCGGCTGAGGCAAAGCAAACGCCAGTGGCCATATCTGTCATATTATGTGCTGGATCCAAGTAGGCCGGCATCGCCAATTTGATCCCAAAAGCCTCAGAAATGAAGTCCGTGAACACTCGGCCATTAGAAAACCGTCCCGTGGGCTTGCCACCGTAGTAATCGCGACCATAGGGCTCAAAATTACTTTTGACGACAGTAGCAATTTGGTTGTTGTTCCCCGTATCTACCGAGGAGTCCCCAAACACAATAACAGCAGGCACATTCGCCAAAACTAACTGGAGTTGCAGTAGAAGATTCACTAGCACAACCCTGAAAATGGTTGTGTGCGCCATAGGTTGGGGTTCTGATTTGAAGTGATTCTCTACCAGGGACTAGGAATTGAGACGAGCTGGAGAGGATAACGGTTATTAGTAggagagaagatgaaaagtAGGGGGTCTTGGAAGTGTTATGTAATGGAATTATTCAGGAAGTTGATGGAGAGCAAGTCACTCGGGACATGACAACCCTAAATGCAGAAAGCAATTCCTTCAAGTATTCAAAGAAGCATCTACCGGAGCGTTGAGCATTGGTATTCACTTCACGATCGCGATgctgagaaaagaaaagaatatgtgGTTTGCGTTGCTGGACACGACCATTATGTCTGTAACGGCCTAGATTTCTGCTATATCCATCAGCATCTCACGGGAAAAGCAGCAAATATCCAATGTTAAAGAGGGGCTCTCGAGTCCGGATTCCTAAAGGGTTCGCAGTTGGTGCAACTAACACGGTAGACACAGTCGATCGCAATTTGGGAAAAGCAATTGTCGAGATCTCCAAAGCATGCAGCCGACGTAACGCCGCTTCATGTCCTTTCGAGGCTCTAGGCCGTCCAGTACACTTGAGAAGCGATCCCGATACCATAAAACATTCTTGTTTGCAACTTTCTTTCCGGCTGTCTGGTAGTTGCAACCCCCACAAAGGAAGGATCAAAATGCTGTTCATGTGCTTCTCTTGCTTTCGGGCAGAAAGTAAGCATCTTTGCCGCGGGATGAATTGTGCAGTCACATTTCACATGTGAACCCCCCCAATCTCTGTATTACAACATCCACTTGCCTCGCTGGATGCTGGTTACGTGCTTGagatctacttttttttttgtgagttgTGGCCCAACGGCAACGAATTATTATTTCTCGAGAAATTGCGAGATGAACCCCAAACCTTTGCAAGTCGCTTATTTGCAAATTCATCCCTACTTTGTCCCATCGCCTAGACAAGTTTTTCGAGTTCTATATGTCAATAAGGCTTGCCCGTCCTGGCATGAGCTAAAACACAATTAAAGTTTTGTTGAAGTGGTCAGGAGATAgtaacaaaaattaaattttcaatccAAAGGCTGAGCATGGTTGCCAACCTACGGCGGACATTGAAACCGTTCCATCTAACCACAGACAAGGCATGTTTGTTTAAGAGCAAGATTGGGTGACCGAGTCCAAGAATACATGGCGGGCGAGAGTGCATCCTTGGGCTCATTCATTCCCGTCGTTCGTCGGGTCAATAGCAATCCATAAGTACCTACCATCCTCCCATGTTTTGCGAATTTAGTGAACTTTCCGCGATTATAAGggagaaaaaacaaattgaaaggaaaataaaaaaaattaaatcaagatTCCgattgttttatgaaaaaatgaattatttgaaaattatttttcaaaaattgaccATTTTTATCGTtgtaaataattagttaataaaaaaaattatgtataaaCATTTTGCAAACAATGAAAGTACTTTTCTTTGTGAAAAGAACACAAATGGTCCATGAATTTTGGTGTAATACGCAATatcatccctaaacttttaagcAACTATGaatcatattgaaattttaatgatAGTGTAGATGATACTAGTAAATCTATCCAATAGGTGGGTTGAAATAAGTTGGGTCGAAACCAAGTCGATCAATTAAACCcatattagtaaaaaaaaacttctatATTTAATACAATCTAAGAAACTCATATCCAAATTGAAGTAAGAGCGCGGAGTGAACGGGGGCAAGATTGAATGAGGCCGAGAGAGAGTCATAAAGATGAGTTGGGTCTAAACAAGATGTGAACTTATATAATAATCATATCATTTGAGTTTTaccattttaaattattttatgacTCATTTACTAAATGTAACTAACTCATATAACAACTCATCTGATCAATTATCAATTGAGAAATGAGTTTATAATTCATTTTAACGGGTCTAAATAGAaccaattatttttataaaaatgttgaCGAGATCATTCATTTAACACAATGCATTCCAAACTaaataattttacaaatgtACTTAAGGCGGCTTTTACAAGTGCCCTGTCTTCTAATATTTTGGTTGAAGAATTTGGAAGCACTGGATAAGAGGTGCCCTCTTCCTGGACGTTCTCGGGTgacctgtctctctctctctcccgtctACCCTAAACCTACCGGTTCACTTAAAAAACACATTTCTCTACAGGGAAAGTGTGGGGTGAACGGAAAAGAAAACGTATTATATGCAGTAGCCCACCTTCGTAGCTTGATTTGGATTGGACGAGAGCAACGGTCCCCTTtggctgctctctctctctctctctctctctctggttcttATCCTGCGCACGGACGTGGAGACCCTATCAATTATTTCTCCATACGTCTCGATTGATGTTTACTAGAATAGGATGCCGACGAAAATCCTCCATGATATTTAACTAAGCAAACAGTCTATTAGGATGATACCCATTATAAACGCTGTATTTTAACGCCTGTATCGACGAGCCAGCAAAGGGACCTGCGTCCTCTCACTTATTGTGCATCTCCGGTTGCGTGAGTGGAACCCACAATGGTATATACAAAAGTACTTTTGGGATGAAAGTTGCTCCTCTTTTGGACATAAATCCTCCTAAAGAAAATGAGCTGGTGCGGATGAGTCCCAATATTTTGGAAATCTCCGTCTCATTCGATCCTCTCCGCTTTCCTACTTTCTAAAAAATTAGCTATTCAGCTTCAATCAGCTCACGGGTACAGAGACGCGGAAAGGGTAGTCAGAGATTTCCCATGGCAGCTTCAAAGCTCCAAGCTTTTTGGAACCACCCGGCAGGACCCAAAACCAGTTCGTATCCTGTTTATCTTCTGTGTCTTATTCTCTCTGCTTTGGCAATCGTTTCCTCTCGCGCGTTGAATTTTGTGTTCTGTATGTGTATGTGTATTCTGAGACTTGCAAGCTGAGTGAGAAGTTTGAGTGTGAGTGGTGATCATAATTCGATGCGAGGTATTATGCATGGAGCAGTTGGAGTTAGTCGTATAGAGGTTTACATAGAATGACTGGAGGATGCGATCATGAATGGATTGATTGGT
The window above is part of the Eucalyptus grandis isolate ANBG69807.140 chromosome 6, ASM1654582v1, whole genome shotgun sequence genome. Proteins encoded here:
- the LOC104452124 gene encoding GDSL esterase/lipase At4g26790, with product MAHTTIFRVVLVNLLLQLQLVLANVPAVIVFGDSSVDTGNNNQIATVVKSNFEPYGRDYYGGKPTGRFSNGRVFTDFISEAFGIKLAMPAYLDPAHNMTDMATGVCFASAGTGYDNATSNVLSVVPLWKQLEYYKKYREELMDYLGQEKAETVLREALYIIGLGTNDFLENYYAVPGRSSEFSIEEYRNFLAGIAGGFVEALYGLGARKISLGGLPPMGCLPLERTRNLFFGGGCIEEYNNVAKEFNVKIQGLVSKLNDQLSGIQLVFSDPYDILSQIIQNPELFGFTNAKESCCGTGYFEMGYLCDKNNPFTCRDANKYVFWDSFHPTERTSGLVADHAVKTDLAGFLVP